In Carnobacterium sp. CP1, the following are encoded in one genomic region:
- a CDS encoding zinc ribbon domain-containing protein, with amino-acid sequence MKICSNCGSEIKEDAKFCTECGSLAEKQEKKDVHTQQQQAPQQASQHYTAQGQNEAPEPQAVQMNINQEKVNKLTQNYFSYFKRTVKNPSLSFTEVNPVNGYIQFGLLSLLFSIMMIFLANWYSYSSVGFIDFIRSFAIQCAVYLIMVGVTYFLKKVVYKTNESFGVVTTQLGGLFSAAVLLQLIMLIFSVLSPGGSVTLIATLSLLTLLISFIAFNIYLFQSTSNSKLDKFYIALIGNLLIVFIYIAIIRFGVTTFMENYEYIFNSVL; translated from the coding sequence ATGAAAATTTGTTCGAATTGCGGCTCTGAAATTAAAGAAGATGCGAAATTTTGTACAGAGTGCGGCAGTTTAGCCGAGAAGCAAGAAAAAAAGGATGTACATACTCAGCAACAACAAGCACCACAGCAAGCATCACAGCACTATACCGCACAAGGACAAAATGAAGCTCCTGAACCTCAGGCAGTACAAATGAACATTAATCAAGAAAAGGTAAACAAATTAACGCAAAATTATTTTAGTTATTTTAAAAGAACGGTAAAAAATCCATCATTAAGTTTTACAGAAGTAAATCCTGTTAATGGATATATTCAATTTGGTTTATTATCTCTTCTTTTTTCTATTATGATGATTTTCTTAGCCAATTGGTATAGCTATAGTTCAGTTGGTTTTATTGATTTTATCCGTTCGTTTGCAATTCAATGTGCAGTGTATTTGATTATGGTTGGAGTGACTTATTTCTTGAAAAAAGTCGTATATAAAACCAATGAATCATTTGGAGTGGTTACCACTCAACTAGGAGGATTATTTTCAGCAGCTGTTCTTTTGCAATTGATCATGTTAATTTTTAGTGTTTTGTCTCCAGGCGGTTCAGTAACGCTGATAGCAACCTTATCTTTATTAACCTTACTTATCTCATTTATCGCATTTAATATTTATTTATTTCAAAGTACCTCAAATTCAAAACTAGACAAATTTTATATTGCTTTGATTGGTAATCTATTAATAGTATTTATTTATATAGCTATCATTCGTTTCGGAGTTACTACATTTATGGAAAATTATGAATACATTTTTAATAGTGTTCTTTAA
- a CDS encoding zinc-ribbon domain-containing protein — protein sequence MEEKKTFCTRCGKQVEAAEKFCSDCGNVVNKKRTSGVPLNEETVTKGDTSTNQYSGYKKRKPNNLILLVGAAVIAIALYLVFFNTEFREISGNWIPSDFDNEESVNIAIEKNGKAKITVSYIDGDSPLNNGEISIDIQLEKLSKEASIYRVNDIQSVQFAMDNTLYELFESEVLKAFDDEGVSDIETKKSGKKMIVTFNSPREWLNYTGEDFDFVINAINENTLVIDDEYFYRQ from the coding sequence ATGGAGGAGAAAAAAACTTTTTGTACACGTTGTGGCAAACAAGTTGAAGCAGCAGAAAAATTTTGTTCCGATTGTGGAAATGTGGTCAATAAAAAAAGAACAAGTGGAGTGCCTTTAAACGAAGAAACGGTGACTAAGGGAGATACAAGCACTAATCAATATTCAGGTTATAAAAAAAGAAAACCTAATAATCTCATCCTTTTAGTTGGCGCAGCAGTCATAGCCATTGCGTTATACCTAGTATTTTTTAATACGGAATTTAGAGAGATATCTGGAAATTGGATTCCTTCAGATTTCGATAATGAAGAAAGCGTAAATATAGCAATTGAAAAAAATGGTAAAGCTAAGATAACCGTATCTTATATAGACGGGGATAGTCCTTTAAATAATGGGGAAATATCTATAGATATTCAGTTAGAAAAGTTATCAAAAGAGGCTTCAATATATAGAGTAAACGATATCCAAAGTGTCCAGTTTGCAATGGATAATACTCTATATGAATTATTTGAAAGCGAAGTATTGAAAGCTTTTGATGATGAAGGAGTCAGTGACATAGAAACTAAGAAAAGCGGTAAAAAAATGATCGTAACTTTTAATTCTCCAAGAGAATGGTTGAATTACACTGGTGAAGATTTTGATTTTGTAATAAATGCCATTAATGAAAATACGCTGGTCATAGATGACGAATACTTTTATAGACAATAG
- a CDS encoding zinc ribbon domain-containing protein has protein sequence MNKCMNCQHINEENASFCEECGTPLNPEVQPLNQEEPSDTNTSTENTFNTNEPHYSKPLTKKNKILILTGCLLVILFAATFSFGKNYYSKENQIDRFIAALSTEKVKPIQNAVSSAEPNFKITEDNIVPYVEYLKSHKKYISTVANELKTSNQSADIIVEKKGSYFLFFDKYEFNLVPLYVDITTNQDDAVIKMNSEVIIEKAEADTNMEIGPLVPGEYEFEGAATINKKPVSIKQTKDLSLYNEDLDNLVSLDIQVVGLHLSTNVNSGEVYIDGEKIGDIDKASEFNIDELAYNDGMRLQIKYPVGDEVLTTEEVLLAHYFDYSDDSINIRNLDFDILTSDEAESFMNDFYLSMSYEMRYSEETQSFDKVSFSEFFKDGTSSAMYQDFADYVKTYKAKDSLYQTVSFDTIDSLVMTAENTYEISYSVDYTTNYSDYEKDTVYQTLHYSKVTLFQDEDGDLKLVNDGGADNVSVEDY, from the coding sequence ATGAATAAATGTATGAATTGCCAACATATTAATGAAGAAAACGCCTCTTTTTGTGAGGAATGCGGAACTCCTTTAAATCCTGAAGTGCAGCCATTAAACCAAGAAGAACCTTCTGATACTAATACATCTACAGAAAATACTTTCAATACAAATGAACCTCATTACTCAAAACCCTTAACAAAAAAGAATAAAATCCTTATACTTACTGGATGCCTTCTTGTTATTCTTTTTGCGGCAACATTTTCATTCGGGAAGAATTATTATAGTAAAGAGAACCAAATAGATCGCTTTATTGCCGCTCTCTCAACTGAAAAAGTAAAACCTATCCAGAATGCCGTTTCAAGTGCTGAACCAAACTTCAAAATAACAGAAGATAATATAGTGCCATATGTCGAGTATCTAAAATCTCACAAAAAATACATATCTACTGTCGCAAATGAGTTGAAAACTTCAAATCAATCTGCGGATATCATAGTAGAAAAAAAAGGTTCATATTTCTTGTTTTTTGATAAATATGAATTTAACTTGGTGCCTCTTTATGTTGACATAACTACCAATCAAGATGATGCAGTTATTAAAATGAATTCAGAAGTCATCATCGAAAAAGCTGAAGCAGACACTAACATGGAAATCGGACCTTTAGTACCTGGGGAATATGAATTCGAAGGTGCTGCTACAATCAATAAAAAGCCAGTTTCTATCAAACAGACAAAAGACCTTTCTTTATATAATGAAGACTTAGATAACTTAGTTTCACTTGATATCCAGGTAGTAGGTTTACACTTGTCCACAAATGTAAATTCAGGAGAAGTTTATATTGATGGTGAAAAAATTGGCGATATTGATAAAGCTAGTGAATTTAATATTGATGAGTTAGCTTATAATGACGGGATGAGGTTACAAATAAAATATCCAGTCGGCGACGAAGTACTCACTACTGAAGAAGTCTTGCTAGCTCATTACTTTGACTATAGCGATGATTCAATAAACATTCGCAACCTTGACTTTGATATTTTAACTTCTGATGAAGCCGAATCTTTTATGAATGATTTTTATCTTTCAATGAGCTATGAAATGCGCTATAGTGAAGAAACTCAGTCTTTTGATAAGGTCAGTTTTTCAGAATTCTTTAAAGACGGAACCAGTAGCGCAATGTATCAAGATTTTGCCGACTATGTTAAAACTTACAAAGCAAAAGATTCTTTATATCAAACGGTTAGCTTTGACACTATCGATAGCCTTGTAATGACAGCGGAAAACACGTACGAAATTTCTTACTCTGTTGACTATACAACTAATTATAGCGATTACGAAAAAGATACAGTCTACCAAACCCTCCATTATTCAAAAGTTACTCTATTTCAAGATGAAGACGGAGATTTAAAACTTGTCAATGATGGTGGAGCAGATAATGTGTCCGTAGAAGATTATTAA
- the pcrA gene encoding DNA helicase PcrA translates to MNPGQKEAVAHTEGPLLIMAGAGSGKTRVLTHRIAYLIEEKGVNPWNILAITFTNKAAKEMKERVGRLLEGGNDVWVSTFHSMCVRMLRRDVDRIGYNRAFTISDPGDQQTLMKRILKERDIDPKKYNPRAILSEISNAKNELMTAEDYRKIANSFFEKMVADCYDDYQKELRRNQSVDFDDLIMLTIRLFEESPETLDYYQNKFHYIHVDEYQDTNTAQYTLVNMMAKRFKNLCVVGDADQSIYGWRGANMNNILDFEKDYPDTKLVMLEQNYRSTKFILKAANDVIANNTKRKVKKLWTDNDDGEKLTYYRGQSEGDESRYVVAKMLEEMKENNYNYGDFAVLYRTNAQSRVIEESLLKSNIPYKMVGGHKFYDRKEIRDVLAYLRLIANPEDNMSFERTVNTPKRGIGPGTIEKLRTFANQYEWSLLETALNVSITSITGKAAKELEGFAFMLRDLRKMQEYLPVTKLVEEVLERSGYLKSLEMERTLESETRVENIKEFLTVTQQFEKDSSEDKSLLTFLTDLALISDLDNIEEEPQSEVTLMTLHAAKGLEFPVVFLIGLEEGIFPLSRSMMEEDDLEEERRLAYVGITRAEQKLYITNAYSRVLYGRVQSNQASRFIREITDEVMESGNIQSAGTGSFNRPATANTPFRSNQAARANSTPYQAPVNNKTESGADKLGWSVGDKAVHKKWGVGTVVKVTGDANNLQLDIAFKEQGIKRLLAAFAPIEKATP, encoded by the coding sequence ATGAATCCGGGACAAAAAGAAGCCGTGGCTCATACAGAAGGTCCTCTTTTAATTATGGCAGGAGCCGGCAGTGGGAAGACGCGTGTGTTAACGCATCGCATTGCTTATTTGATTGAAGAAAAAGGCGTGAATCCTTGGAATATTTTAGCAATTACATTTACTAATAAAGCAGCAAAAGAAATGAAAGAACGGGTGGGGCGTCTATTAGAAGGCGGAAACGATGTCTGGGTTTCAACTTTCCACTCGATGTGTGTTCGGATGCTGCGTCGAGATGTCGACCGAATCGGGTACAATCGAGCTTTTACGATCAGTGACCCTGGCGACCAGCAAACACTGATGAAGCGTATTTTAAAAGAACGCGATATCGATCCGAAAAAATACAATCCACGGGCGATCTTATCTGAAATCAGCAATGCTAAAAATGAACTGATGACGGCTGAAGATTACCGTAAAATAGCGAACAGTTTTTTTGAAAAAATGGTGGCTGATTGCTACGACGATTACCAAAAAGAATTGCGTCGTAATCAATCGGTCGATTTTGATGATTTGATCATGCTGACGATTCGCTTATTTGAAGAAAGTCCTGAGACATTGGATTATTATCAAAATAAATTCCACTACATTCATGTGGATGAGTACCAAGATACCAATACAGCTCAATACACGTTGGTCAATATGATGGCGAAACGCTTCAAAAACCTTTGTGTCGTTGGAGATGCAGACCAAAGTATTTACGGTTGGCGCGGTGCCAATATGAACAATATTTTAGATTTTGAAAAAGACTATCCAGATACTAAATTGGTGATGTTGGAACAAAATTATCGTTCCACGAAGTTTATTTTGAAAGCAGCCAATGACGTGATTGCCAATAACACTAAACGCAAAGTAAAAAAATTATGGACCGATAACGATGATGGCGAAAAGCTGACGTATTACCGGGGGCAATCAGAAGGCGATGAATCCCGCTACGTTGTTGCTAAAATGCTGGAAGAAATGAAAGAAAATAATTACAATTACGGGGATTTTGCCGTATTGTACCGAACCAATGCCCAATCACGGGTAATTGAAGAAAGTCTATTGAAATCCAATATTCCGTATAAAATGGTCGGCGGACATAAGTTCTACGACCGTAAAGAGATTCGTGATGTCTTAGCTTACTTGCGGTTGATCGCCAATCCTGAAGACAACATGAGTTTTGAACGGACCGTCAATACACCTAAACGAGGCATTGGTCCAGGAACGATTGAGAAGTTGAGAACTTTTGCGAACCAATACGAATGGTCTTTACTGGAAACGGCGTTGAATGTTTCGATCACTTCGATCACAGGTAAAGCGGCTAAAGAACTAGAGGGTTTTGCTTTCATGCTGCGCGACTTGCGTAAGATGCAAGAATACCTGCCCGTTACGAAATTAGTCGAAGAAGTCCTAGAACGCAGCGGCTATTTGAAATCGCTGGAAATGGAACGTACCTTAGAATCTGAAACTCGAGTAGAGAACATCAAGGAATTCTTGACGGTTACTCAACAATTTGAAAAAGACAGCAGTGAAGATAAAAGCTTGCTGACTTTCTTGACCGACTTAGCATTGATTTCTGATTTGGATAACATTGAAGAAGAGCCGCAAAGCGAAGTCACTTTGATGACTTTGCACGCTGCTAAAGGATTGGAATTCCCAGTGGTTTTCCTGATTGGCTTGGAAGAAGGTATTTTCCCGTTGTCGCGTTCGATGATGGAAGAAGACGATTTGGAAGAAGAACGGCGCTTAGCTTATGTGGGGATCACACGTGCAGAGCAAAAATTGTACATCACCAATGCTTATTCACGAGTATTGTATGGTCGTGTCCAAAGCAACCAAGCTTCACGCTTTATTAGAGAAATCACGGATGAAGTGATGGAGTCCGGCAATATACAATCAGCAGGTACAGGTTCATTTAACCGTCCAGCAACGGCTAATACTCCGTTTCGCAGCAATCAAGCGGCACGTGCAAACAGCACGCCTTATCAAGCGCCTGTCAATAACAAGACCGAAAGCGGCGCGGATAAATTAGGCTGGTCTGTCGGCGATAAAGCCGTGCATAAAAAATGGGGAGTTGGAACGGTAGTGAAAGTTACCGGAGATGCCAATAACCTTCAATTGGATATTGCTTTTAAAGAACAAGGCATCAAGCGGTTGTTAGCCGCCTTTGCACCGATCGAGAAAGCAACACCTTAA
- a CDS encoding GntR family transcriptional regulator, with protein sequence MPKPKNLEETAYRYIKNQIHARQWLPQTHITEQKLSKELAISRTPVRYAFQRLQAEGYLEIEPHKGARIKEQPIDSRGIQERLEFIELFLVNYFHYLQIKELSIQNNGIEEILAELLAVADGTEKEYIKQETRFIHQLLTLSKNRFSASLVMDTIRELQLQEDHDYRDLMYKNREVKNRLYQKIVLYLTAGEYALARKETRILINQLTLSVIHGMQ encoded by the coding sequence ATGCCGAAACCAAAAAATTTAGAGGAAACAGCGTATCGTTACATAAAAAACCAAATCCATGCAAGACAATGGCTGCCGCAAACACATATTACCGAACAAAAATTATCCAAAGAATTAGCCATCAGCCGTACGCCTGTCCGGTATGCTTTTCAACGCTTGCAAGCAGAGGGGTATTTAGAGATCGAGCCGCATAAAGGCGCACGGATCAAAGAACAACCAATCGATTCACGGGGCATCCAAGAACGGTTAGAATTTATTGAATTGTTTTTAGTAAATTATTTTCATTATTTACAAATCAAAGAACTAAGTATCCAAAATAACGGAATCGAAGAAATCTTAGCTGAGTTGTTGGCTGTTGCAGATGGGACGGAAAAAGAGTACATAAAACAAGAAACCCGCTTTATCCATCAATTGCTGACGTTGAGCAAAAATCGATTCTCTGCATCGCTTGTGATGGACACCATCCGAGAATTGCAGCTGCAAGAAGACCATGATTACCGGGATTTAATGTACAAAAACCGAGAAGTTAAAAATAGACTATACCAAAAGATCGTGCTTTATTTAACAGCAGGAGAGTACGCATTAGCTAGAAAAGAAACACGGATCCTAATCAATCAATTAACGTTAAGTGTTATTCACGGCATGCAATAA
- the ligA gene encoding NAD-dependent DNA ligase LigA, translating into MTTQHTFEEAKIRVSELRDLLDKYSYQYYVQDNPTISDADYDKLYHELVEWEEEFPDIITNDSPTQRVGGTILPGFEKVIHEIPMLSLGNAFNETDLLEFDKRIRKLTDKKIHYICELKIDGLAISLKYEQGKLVLAATRGNGTVGENVTQNIRTIKSVPLRLKKPYSIEVRGECYMPKASFVALNEAREENGEAVFANPRNAAAGGLRNLDAKETAKRNLNTFLYTVADFGEMSATSQEEALNQLDELGIRTNHERQVFDTIEEVWEYVQLFDDKRAALPYEIDGIVIKVNEFDTQADIGFTVKAPRWAIAYKFPAEEGHTVVRNIEWTVGRTGVVTPTAIMDPVQLAGTTVQRASLHNVDLIQERDIRLQDTVVVHKAGDIIPEVTRVLLDERPADSQPYQIPKHCPACESELVHLEEEVALRCINPKCPAQITEGLAHFASRNAMNIDGMGPKVIIQLFEKNLVHDVADLYKLTYDQFVSLDKIKDKAATNLLGAIDASRANSLERLIFGLGIRHVGAKAAKLIAEQFETIEGIQQAKAEDIIAIEGIGEIIAESVETYFALPEVAELIAELRECQVNLTYLGKKKTEVATIDSYFNGKTIVLTGKLTHFTREEAKERIENLGGKVTGSVSKKTDLVVAGEEAGSKLDKAQKLDVTVWDEDQLLATLEGEEA; encoded by the coding sequence ATGACAACACAACATACTTTTGAAGAAGCTAAAATTCGCGTCAGCGAACTAAGAGACCTATTAGATAAATACAGTTACCAGTATTATGTCCAGGACAACCCAACCATCAGTGATGCAGATTACGACAAACTGTATCATGAACTGGTTGAATGGGAAGAGGAATTTCCCGACATCATTACAAACGATTCGCCTACTCAACGAGTAGGCGGTACGATTTTACCGGGATTTGAAAAAGTGATCCATGAGATTCCGATGCTGAGTTTAGGCAATGCGTTCAATGAAACCGATCTGCTTGAATTTGATAAACGCATCAGGAAATTGACGGACAAAAAAATCCATTACATCTGTGAATTGAAAATTGACGGGTTGGCTATCTCTTTAAAATACGAACAAGGAAAACTTGTTTTGGCAGCCACCCGCGGCAATGGAACGGTGGGGGAAAACGTTACGCAAAACATTCGTACCATCAAATCTGTGCCGCTGCGTTTAAAAAAACCGTATTCGATTGAAGTCCGCGGCGAATGTTACATGCCAAAAGCTTCTTTTGTGGCCTTAAATGAAGCCCGTGAAGAAAATGGCGAAGCTGTCTTTGCCAATCCGCGCAATGCAGCTGCAGGCGGTTTACGCAATTTAGATGCTAAAGAAACCGCTAAACGCAATCTAAACACGTTTCTGTATACTGTTGCTGATTTTGGCGAAATGTCGGCTACGAGCCAAGAAGAAGCCCTCAACCAATTGGATGAGTTAGGTATTCGGACCAATCATGAACGGCAAGTTTTCGATACGATTGAAGAAGTTTGGGAATATGTGCAGCTTTTCGATGATAAACGAGCAGCTTTACCGTATGAGATCGACGGAATCGTGATCAAAGTCAACGAATTTGACACACAAGCAGATATCGGCTTTACCGTCAAAGCACCGCGTTGGGCGATCGCTTATAAATTTCCGGCAGAAGAAGGGCATACGGTCGTGCGCAATATTGAATGGACTGTAGGACGGACAGGCGTGGTCACGCCAACGGCTATCATGGATCCTGTTCAGTTAGCCGGAACGACAGTGCAGCGCGCGAGTCTGCACAACGTTGATTTGATTCAGGAACGGGATATTCGCTTGCAGGATACCGTCGTGGTACATAAAGCTGGCGATATCATCCCAGAAGTGACCCGTGTTTTATTGGACGAAAGACCGGCTGACAGCCAGCCTTATCAGATTCCCAAACATTGCCCAGCTTGCGAGAGCGAACTGGTCCATTTAGAAGAAGAAGTGGCTTTGCGCTGCATCAATCCTAAATGCCCTGCACAAATCACAGAAGGTTTGGCTCATTTTGCTTCGCGGAATGCGATGAATATTGACGGAATGGGTCCAAAAGTGATCATTCAGCTGTTTGAAAAAAATCTGGTTCATGATGTAGCGGATTTGTACAAGTTAACGTATGACCAATTCGTGTCCTTAGATAAAATCAAAGACAAAGCCGCGACCAATTTATTAGGAGCTATTGACGCCAGTCGAGCCAATTCGCTTGAACGCTTGATTTTTGGTCTAGGCATCCGACATGTCGGGGCAAAAGCAGCTAAATTGATCGCCGAACAGTTTGAAACTATTGAAGGCATCCAGCAAGCCAAAGCAGAAGACATTATCGCGATCGAAGGCATTGGAGAAATCATTGCGGAAAGCGTTGAAACGTATTTTGCTTTGCCGGAAGTAGCTGAACTGATTGCTGAATTGCGCGAGTGCCAAGTCAATTTAACCTATCTTGGCAAGAAAAAAACAGAGGTTGCAACGATCGATTCTTATTTCAACGGGAAAACCATTGTGTTAACGGGGAAATTAACTCACTTTACGCGTGAAGAAGCCAAGGAACGCATTGAAAATCTAGGCGGAAAAGTGACCGGCAGTGTTTCCAAGAAAACGGATTTAGTCGTGGCTGGCGAAGAAGCTGGCAGTAAATTGGATAAAGCCCAAAAACTTGATGTGACCGTCTGGGATGAAGATCAGTTGTTAGCAACATTAGAAGGAGAAGAAGCATGA
- a CDS encoding nucleoside hydrolase, with protein MKKKVYLNHDGGVDDLVSLFLLLQMKEVELIGVGVIPADCYLEPAVSASRKIIDRFGHGVAIEVASSNSRGKNPFPKEWRMHAFTVDALPLLNEFGPAKTKEASLPAHEHLIETLRSSEELVTLVFIGPLTDLARALELAPDIEGKIEKLAWMGGTFLDKGNVEEPEHDGTAEWNAFWDPEAAKTVWDSNIEIDLVALESTNMVPLTIDTRETWARQRTNIGVDFLGQSYAIVPPLVHVHTNSTYFLWDVLTTATVGKADLVKHKVVKSIVHSSGVSQGKTEESEHGRPVNLVYEVDRNAFFDYITDLAKQH; from the coding sequence ATGAAGAAAAAAGTTTATTTAAATCATGACGGCGGAGTAGACGATTTGGTATCGCTCTTCTTGCTTTTGCAAATGAAAGAGGTTGAGTTGATCGGTGTAGGCGTTATACCGGCAGATTGCTATTTAGAACCGGCTGTCTCAGCTAGCCGAAAAATCATCGACCGCTTTGGACACGGCGTCGCTATCGAAGTGGCGTCATCCAATTCACGCGGGAAAAATCCTTTTCCAAAAGAGTGGCGGATGCACGCATTTACCGTAGACGCTTTGCCGCTTTTAAACGAATTTGGTCCAGCAAAAACCAAAGAAGCGTCGCTTCCAGCACATGAACACCTGATTGAAACATTGCGTTCAAGTGAGGAACTTGTGACCTTAGTGTTTATTGGCCCATTAACCGATTTAGCACGAGCATTGGAATTGGCGCCAGATATCGAAGGGAAAATCGAAAAACTAGCTTGGATGGGCGGCACATTCTTAGACAAAGGCAACGTTGAGGAACCTGAGCACGATGGAACAGCGGAATGGAACGCTTTTTGGGATCCCGAAGCTGCTAAGACGGTTTGGGACAGCAACATTGAAATCGATTTGGTAGCTTTAGAAAGCACAAATATGGTGCCGTTGACAATTGACACGCGGGAAACGTGGGCGCGTCAAAGAACCAATATTGGAGTCGATTTTTTAGGACAAAGCTATGCCATTGTGCCGCCGTTAGTCCATGTTCATACCAATTCAACTTATTTCTTGTGGGACGTATTGACCACTGCTACTGTTGGAAAAGCGGATTTGGTCAAGCACAAAGTTGTCAAATCAATCGTTCATTCATCTGGTGTCAGCCAAGGAAAAACAGAAGAATCTGAACACGGACGTCCGGTCAATCTGGTTTATGAAGTCGATCGTAATGCCTTTTTCGATTACATCACCGATTTAGCTAAACAGCACTAA
- a CDS encoding glycoside hydrolase family 3 protein, which translates to MQYKKSIIVLLLVSVFVLTACQSTAVNKGQIKEKETVTETKEVKKTSEIKKEEVKKDEAKETGEKLEERISNMSIEEKVGQLFLVRVPDVQEIEDVSKYKLGGYILFGKDFTGQNQESVTKTLKGYQEVAKIPLLIGVDQEGGTVSRLSTEGFIDRKFPSPQEAFNLGGISAVIKETNEVSQLLLSMGINLNFAPVADVATSETSFIADRTLGQDSKVTADYIKQVTETMNKNNIGSVLKHFPGYGDVEDTHVGIAYDNRPSETFEKNDFIPFEAGIRAGASMVLVSHNIVKSIDPEHPASLSPKVIAILREQLDYKGIIITDDLDMGGIQDFIDSDAAAVKAIVAGNDIVVTSQYQTQIPAVVNAVSNGTISVERLDESLMRVLELKQKLSLLD; encoded by the coding sequence ATGCAGTATAAAAAAAGCATAATTGTGCTCTTATTAGTGAGTGTTTTTGTCTTGACAGCTTGTCAGTCAACAGCGGTAAATAAAGGACAAATTAAAGAAAAAGAAACAGTAACGGAAACTAAAGAAGTAAAAAAGACATCTGAAATTAAAAAAGAAGAAGTAAAAAAAGATGAAGCGAAAGAGACAGGAGAAAAATTAGAGGAACGTATTTCTAATATGTCAATTGAAGAAAAAGTAGGACAACTATTTTTAGTACGTGTTCCTGATGTGCAAGAAATTGAAGATGTTTCAAAATATAAACTAGGTGGGTATATATTATTTGGTAAAGACTTTACTGGACAAAACCAAGAGAGTGTTACAAAAACGCTTAAGGGTTATCAAGAAGTTGCAAAAATCCCATTACTAATTGGAGTAGATCAGGAAGGCGGAACGGTTTCTCGTTTAAGTACAGAAGGATTTATAGATAGAAAATTCCCTTCTCCGCAAGAAGCTTTTAACTTGGGTGGAATATCAGCAGTTATCAAGGAAACAAATGAAGTGTCGCAATTATTGCTGTCTATGGGAATCAATTTGAATTTTGCGCCTGTGGCAGATGTTGCAACGAGTGAGACCAGTTTTATTGCTGATCGTACGCTTGGACAAGACTCAAAGGTGACGGCAGATTATATTAAGCAAGTAACAGAAACAATGAACAAAAATAACATTGGATCTGTATTGAAACACTTTCCGGGTTATGGGGATGTAGAAGATACACATGTGGGAATTGCATATGACAATCGCCCATCTGAAACATTCGAAAAAAATGATTTTATTCCATTTGAAGCGGGAATAAGAGCAGGAGCTTCAATGGTGTTGGTGTCTCATAATATTGTTAAGAGCATTGATCCGGAACATCCAGCTTCACTATCACCAAAGGTTATTGCAATTTTAAGAGAACAATTGGACTATAAAGGAATTATTATTACAGATGACCTAGATATGGGCGGTATACAAGATTTTATTGATTCTGATGCAGCTGCAGTAAAAGCAATTGTTGCTGGAAATGACATCGTTGTTACTTCCCAATATCAAACACAAATACCAGCCGTTGTAAATGCTGTCTCCAATGGAACTATATCTGTGGAAAGATTGGATGAGTCGTTGATGCGTGTGCTGGAATTAAAACAAAAGCTATCTTTGTTGGACTAA